A genomic stretch from Betaproteobacteria bacterium includes:
- a CDS encoding purine-binding chemotaxis protein CheW, whose product MAQTAEPQQYLTFVLGAEMFAIGILRIKEIIEFSGLTTVPMMPPCIRGVINLRGAVVPVLDLAARFGREPATATRKTCIVIVEVECDDTRQDIGVIVDAVDEVLEIPLAEIEPAPSFGAGMRSEFIRGMGKVGGRFVIILDTDRVLSGVGMDVSMEGEATAVSDPEPMAPDD is encoded by the coding sequence ATGGCGCAGACCGCGGAGCCGCAGCAGTACCTGACGTTCGTGCTGGGTGCCGAGATGTTCGCCATCGGCATCCTGCGCATCAAGGAGATCATCGAGTTCTCGGGGCTCACCACGGTGCCGATGATGCCGCCCTGCATCCGCGGCGTGATCAACCTGCGCGGGGCCGTCGTTCCCGTGCTGGACCTCGCGGCGCGGTTCGGCCGCGAGCCTGCGACCGCCACGCGCAAGACCTGCATCGTGATCGTGGAAGTCGAGTGCGACGACACGCGCCAGGATATCGGCGTGATCGTGGATGCGGTGGACGAAGTGCTGGAGATTCCCTTGGCCGAGATCGAGCCGGCGCCGAGCTTCGGCGCGGGAATGCGCTCCGAGTTCATCCGCGGCATGGGAAAGGTGGGAGGACGGTTCGTGATCATCCTGGACACCGATCGCGTGCTGTCCGGCGTGGGCATGGACGTTTCGATGGAGGGGGAGGCGACTGCGGTCAGCGATCCGGAGCCCATGGCTCCGGACGATTGA
- a CDS encoding molybdopterin-dependent oxidoreductase gives MNPEKLQKTTCPRDCYDRCGILAVVRDGRVAEIRGDPDSPVSRGMLCAKCTIAYNGVWLDPAQRVTQPLRRTGTKGEARFAEISWDEALDQVANRLQSIARDHGADKVLHAHYQGTYSAIACNFPCRFFHRYGATEVDPGTICDKAGHVALQGMLGTSFEGFDARSRDGASCLVLWGVNPSHGGPLTDRFWVGEFPGTRIVIDPVRTFTATQADIHLRPRPGTDAALAYGLLRLLSDAGRFDRTSSGIMCRVGTRWPRRSRGQN, from the coding sequence ATGAACCCGGAAAAGCTGCAGAAGACCACCTGTCCGCGGGACTGCTACGACCGCTGCGGAATCCTGGCCGTCGTGCGTGACGGACGCGTGGCCGAGATCCGTGGAGATCCGGACAGCCCCGTGAGCCGGGGAATGCTCTGCGCCAAGTGCACGATCGCCTACAACGGCGTCTGGCTGGATCCCGCACAGCGGGTCACGCAACCGCTCCGGCGGACCGGCACCAAGGGCGAAGCACGGTTCGCGGAGATCTCCTGGGACGAGGCCCTGGATCAGGTGGCGAACCGCCTGCAGTCCATCGCCCGCGACCACGGCGCGGACAAGGTGCTGCACGCGCACTACCAGGGGACCTACTCGGCCATCGCGTGCAATTTTCCCTGCCGGTTCTTCCATCGCTATGGCGCCACCGAAGTGGACCCGGGCACCATCTGCGACAAGGCGGGCCACGTGGCGCTGCAGGGAATGCTCGGTACCTCCTTCGAGGGATTCGACGCCCGTTCGCGCGATGGCGCCTCGTGCCTCGTGCTCTGGGGCGTGAACCCTTCGCACGGCGGTCCGCTCACGGACCGTTTCTGGGTGGGCGAATTCCCCGGCACCCGGATCGTGATCGACCCCGTGCGCACGTTCACGGCCACGCAGGCGGATATCCACTTGAGACCGCGTCCGGGAACCGACGCGGCGCTGGCCTACGGACTGCTCCGATTGCTCTCGGATGCCGGCCGGTTCGACCGGACTTCCTCCGGGATCATGTGCAGGGTTGGGACGCGGTGGCCGCGGAGATCGCGCGGACAGAACTGA
- a CDS encoding molybdopterin-dependent oxidoreductase, protein MAAEIARTELSEVAGITGVPRASMKRAANAIGAGPTLYWLGIGLQRQRSGGDTVRAASLLAVATGSLGRRGSGLLYMNGYGVHGIDQDAFQRCATVAEPPVRIGHMGLAQALEDPSRSRAFFNWNTNVAASAPQQRRLHAALRREDLFTVVIDPFLTDTARFADLVLPAAHFLEFDDLVFSYFHDTVSAQVAVQRPEGSALPNQEIFRRLAARMGFADPDLHTSDDDMMRGLLARAAPGLDLAALRAAGTVFPRPPRVQFESRRFPTPSGRIEIDAPAFTQAGLGPAPAWPSVPGRGPGVLQLLSPSAYWLMCSSYGNDPRIRELLGEASVVLHPDDADHLGVLPGDRVRLHSSCDSVEFLAKTSEDVLPGTAVTAKSRWPRFDREGLNVNALNPGLCADLGEGTAVNSLEVRIEVIE, encoded by the coding sequence GTGGCCGCGGAGATCGCGCGGACAGAACTGAGCGAGGTGGCCGGCATCACGGGTGTGCCCCGCGCGTCGATGAAGCGCGCCGCCAATGCGATAGGCGCCGGACCGACGCTCTACTGGCTGGGCATCGGCCTGCAGCGCCAGCGGTCGGGAGGCGATACGGTCAGAGCCGCGTCGCTGCTTGCCGTGGCTACCGGCAGCCTCGGGCGACGCGGCAGCGGGCTGCTCTACATGAACGGATACGGCGTGCACGGAATCGACCAGGACGCCTTCCAGCGCTGCGCGACCGTGGCGGAGCCCCCCGTCCGCATTGGCCACATGGGTCTCGCGCAGGCGCTCGAGGATCCGTCCCGCTCCCGCGCCTTCTTCAACTGGAACACCAACGTCGCCGCCTCCGCCCCGCAACAGCGGCGCCTGCACGCCGCGCTGCGGCGGGAGGATCTGTTCACGGTCGTGATCGATCCCTTCCTCACCGATACGGCGCGCTTCGCCGACCTCGTGCTGCCCGCCGCGCACTTCCTGGAGTTCGACGATCTCGTCTTTTCCTACTTCCACGACACCGTGTCGGCGCAGGTGGCGGTCCAGCGGCCCGAAGGTTCCGCCCTGCCCAATCAGGAGATCTTCCGCCGGCTCGCCGCCAGGATGGGGTTCGCGGATCCGGATCTGCACACCTCCGACGACGACATGATGCGTGGTCTGCTGGCCCGCGCAGCGCCGGGGCTGGACTTGGCCGCGCTGCGCGCCGCCGGCACGGTGTTTCCGCGACCGCCGCGCGTCCAGTTCGAATCGCGGCGGTTCCCCACGCCGAGCGGCCGCATCGAGATCGATGCCCCCGCATTCACGCAGGCCGGCCTGGGCCCGGCCCCGGCGTGGCCGTCGGTTCCGGGGCGCGGCCCTGGCGTGCTGCAGTTGCTGTCGCCTTCCGCCTACTGGCTCATGTGCAGTTCCTACGGCAACGATCCGCGCATCCGCGAGTTGCTGGGGGAGGCGTCGGTGGTCCTCCATCCGGACGATGCCGACCATCTGGGGGTACTCCCCGGTGACCGCGTGCGTCTGCATTCGTCGTGCGATTCAGTGGAATTCCTGGCGAAGACCAGCGAGGATGTGCTTCCCGGAACGGCGGTGACGGCGAAGTCCCGCTGGCCACGGTTCGACCGGGAAGGACTCAACGTCAATGCGCTCAACCCGGGCCTTTGCGCGGATCTCGGGGAGGGTACGGCCGTGAACAGTCTTGAAGTTCGCATCGAGGTGATCGAATGA
- a CDS encoding PAS domain S-box protein, which translates to MRNMKVSLRLGLGFGLVLALLLIVGGVGVSRLATLDESTEMLVGRDAAKLEQALRLESAARANAARVAQLLTTADRGEIERIRESIEQNKKAATDAQDRLDALMVLPEAKAAMARIKESRGTYVQSFGKLVKLVEDGRRDDATRLYNSETRPALEVLVGGISGLVEIEKKALEAGVAESGEIYRSARLVIVGLAAVAIVLGALFAWWVSRSISRPLADAARVADSVAEGRLDNDIEITSRDEAGQVLSSLQKMQTSLLERNEKDRIAFEREQQIAADLGGQIAAIGKAQAVIEFSLDGKVVHANDNFLGALGYTLDEIKGQHHSMFVDPAYRASTDYRMFWEKLGRGEYDAGQYKRIGKGGKEVWIQASYNPILDVNGKPFKVVKYATDITQQKLQAADFEGQIAAIGKAQAVIEFSLDGKIIGANDNFLNALGYRLEEIRGQHHSMFVENAYRASPEYRLFWEKLGRGEYDAGQYKRIGKGGKEIWIQASYNPILDMNGKPFKVVKYAADVTKQVLEAQALAAVVAQTNEVAAAAGQGDFTGRIDVSDKQGSHKALGESINSLLEVTQAGLNDVVRVMSALERGQLTETITADYAGTFGQLKDACNATVAKLATTITDVSTAVASLISSSNQVNATAQALSEASSEQAASVEETSASLEEMTASIAQNTENAKVTDGIATKAATEASEGGEAVTATVTAMKSIAEKIGIIDDIAYQTNLLALNAAIEAARAGEHGKGFAVVAAEVRKLAERSQVAAQEIGSVAGSSVNLAEKAGKQLEQMVPNIRKTSDLVQEITAASEEQATGVNQINSAVVQLSKTTQTNAAASEELAATAEEMNGFVEQLQRTVSFFQVGNGAPMTAALSQGRSHKTVSGAGGKPALRAVAPVAAKSDVDESKFTKF; encoded by the coding sequence ATGCGCAACATGAAAGTGAGTCTCCGGCTGGGCCTGGGCTTCGGCCTCGTGCTCGCATTGCTGCTGATCGTGGGAGGCGTGGGCGTTTCCCGCCTTGCAACGCTCGACGAGAGCACGGAAATGCTGGTGGGGCGTGACGCCGCGAAGCTGGAGCAGGCGCTGCGGCTCGAATCGGCCGCGCGTGCGAACGCCGCGCGAGTGGCGCAGTTGCTCACCACCGCGGACCGCGGCGAGATCGAGCGCATTCGCGAGTCCATCGAACAGAACAAGAAGGCGGCGACGGACGCGCAGGACAGGCTCGACGCGCTCATGGTCCTGCCCGAGGCCAAGGCCGCGATGGCGAGGATCAAGGAATCCCGCGGGACCTACGTGCAGTCCTTCGGCAAGCTCGTCAAGCTGGTCGAGGATGGTCGCCGTGATGATGCGACCCGCCTCTACAACTCGGAAACGCGGCCTGCCCTGGAGGTGCTCGTGGGCGGCATCAGCGGACTGGTCGAGATCGAGAAGAAGGCGCTCGAGGCCGGCGTGGCCGAGAGCGGGGAGATCTACCGCTCCGCGAGGCTGGTCATCGTGGGCCTGGCCGCTGTCGCCATCGTGCTCGGCGCGTTGTTCGCCTGGTGGGTGAGCCGGTCCATCTCCCGGCCGCTGGCGGATGCGGCGAGGGTGGCGGACTCGGTGGCCGAAGGCCGGCTCGACAACGACATCGAAATCACCAGCCGGGACGAAGCGGGACAGGTCCTGTCCTCGCTGCAGAAGATGCAGACGAGCCTGCTGGAACGCAACGAGAAGGATCGCATCGCCTTCGAACGCGAACAGCAGATCGCGGCCGACCTGGGCGGACAGATCGCGGCCATCGGCAAGGCCCAGGCCGTGATCGAGTTCTCGCTGGACGGCAAGGTCGTCCACGCCAACGACAACTTCCTGGGCGCGCTGGGCTACACCCTCGACGAGATCAAGGGTCAGCACCACTCCATGTTCGTCGACCCGGCCTACCGGGCGAGCACGGACTACCGGATGTTCTGGGAAAAACTCGGCCGCGGCGAGTACGACGCCGGCCAGTACAAGCGCATCGGCAAGGGCGGCAAGGAGGTCTGGATCCAGGCCTCCTACAACCCCATCCTCGACGTGAACGGCAAGCCGTTCAAGGTCGTCAAGTACGCCACCGACATCACGCAGCAGAAACTGCAGGCGGCCGACTTCGAAGGCCAGATCGCCGCGATCGGCAAGGCCCAGGCGGTCATCGAATTCTCGCTCGACGGCAAGATCATCGGCGCCAACGACAACTTCCTCAACGCGCTGGGCTACCGGCTGGAAGAGATCAGGGGCCAGCACCACTCCATGTTCGTCGAGAACGCCTACCGGGCGAGCCCGGAGTACCGCCTGTTCTGGGAAAAGCTGGGCAGGGGCGAATACGACGCGGGACAGTACAAGCGCATCGGCAAGGGCGGCAAGGAGATCTGGATCCAGGCGTCCTACAACCCGATCCTCGACATGAACGGCAAGCCGTTCAAGGTGGTCAAGTACGCCGCCGACGTGACGAAGCAGGTGCTCGAAGCGCAGGCGCTCGCCGCGGTGGTCGCGCAGACCAACGAGGTCGCGGCAGCGGCGGGACAGGGCGACTTCACCGGCCGCATCGACGTGAGCGACAAGCAGGGCAGCCACAAGGCGCTCGGCGAGAGCATCAACTCCCTGCTGGAGGTGACCCAGGCCGGCCTGAACGACGTCGTTCGCGTCATGAGCGCGCTGGAGCGCGGTCAGCTCACCGAGACGATCACCGCGGACTATGCCGGGACGTTCGGGCAATTGAAGGACGCCTGCAACGCGACGGTGGCGAAGCTCGCGACGACCATCACGGACGTGTCCACCGCCGTGGCGTCGCTCATCTCGTCTTCCAACCAGGTCAACGCGACGGCGCAGGCGCTGTCGGAGGCCAGTTCGGAACAGGCGGCGAGCGTGGAGGAGACCAGCGCCTCGCTGGAGGAGATGACGGCGTCCATCGCCCAGAATACCGAGAACGCAAAGGTGACGGACGGCATCGCGACCAAGGCGGCGACGGAAGCCTCCGAGGGCGGTGAAGCGGTCACGGCGACGGTCACCGCGATGAAGAGCATCGCCGAGAAGATCGGCATCATCGACGACATCGCGTATCAGACCAATCTGCTCGCGCTGAACGCGGCCATCGAGGCCGCGCGCGCCGGTGAGCACGGCAAGGGATTCGCCGTGGTGGCCGCCGAGGTGCGCAAGCTGGCGGAGCGCAGCCAGGTGGCCGCCCAGGAAATCGGCTCGGTGGCGGGCAGCAGCGTGAATCTGGCGGAGAAGGCCGGCAAGCAGCTGGAGCAGATGGTGCCGAACATCCGCAAGACTTCCGACCTGGTGCAGGAGATCACGGCCGCTTCGGAGGAACAGGCCACCGGCGTGAACCAGATCAACAGCGCCGTGGTTCAGCTCTCCAAGACCACCCAGACCAACGCGGCGGCTTCGGAGGAACTGGCGGCCACGGCGGAGGAGATGAACGGGTTCGTGGAACAGCTGCAGCGGACCGTGTCGTTCTTCCAGGTGGGCAACGGCGCCCCGATGACGGCGGCCCTGTCACAGGGCAGGTCCCACAAGACCGTGTCCGGCGCGGGCGGCAAGCCTGCGTTGCGGGCGGTGGCCCCCGTGGCTGCCAAGAGCGATGTGGACGAGTCGAAGTTCACCAAGTTCTGA
- a CDS encoding STAS domain-containing protein, translating into MFTLEDRSTADACVLALAGEMTIYESGQLWPAVKPFAGSQGDLRVDLTAVGEIDSAGIQVLLMIRGEQQRGGGTFLVTGWSEPVREVVDAMNLGATLGSAGTADATPLL; encoded by the coding sequence ATGTTCACACTGGAAGACCGATCGACTGCCGATGCCTGCGTTCTCGCCCTGGCGGGCGAGATGACCATCTACGAGTCGGGACAGCTATGGCCCGCCGTGAAGCCGTTCGCGGGGTCGCAGGGCGACCTGCGGGTGGATCTCACGGCCGTGGGCGAGATCGACAGTGCCGGAATTCAAGTGCTGCTGATGATCCGCGGCGAGCAGCAGCGGGGAGGCGGGACGTTCCTCGTCACGGGCTGGAGTGAACCGGTGCGGGAGGTCGTCGACGCGATGAACCTCGGCGCAACGCTCGGGAGCGCCGGCACCGCCGACGCCACACCGCTGCTGTGA
- a CDS encoding response regulator produces the protein MAKTIMVVDDSASLRTVVGIALKGAGYDVLEGSDGRDALAKLTGQKVHLIITDLNMPNMDGIGLVKAVKAHPNYKFTPIIMLTTEGQESKKQEGQAAGVKAWVLKPFQPQQMLDAVAKLALP, from the coding sequence ATGGCCAAGACGATCATGGTGGTGGACGACTCGGCGAGCCTGCGCACGGTCGTGGGAATCGCCCTCAAGGGGGCGGGCTACGACGTGCTGGAGGGCAGTGACGGCCGCGATGCGCTGGCCAAGCTCACCGGGCAGAAAGTCCATCTCATCATCACCGATCTCAACATGCCCAACATGGACGGCATCGGCCTGGTGAAGGCGGTGAAGGCGCATCCGAACTACAAGTTCACGCCGATCATCATGCTGACCACCGAAGGTCAGGAATCGAAGAAGCAGGAGGGGCAGGCCGCCGGCGTGAAAGCCTGGGTGCTCAAGCCCTTCCAGCCGCAGCAGATGCTCGACGCCGTCGCCAAGCTGGCGTTGCCCTGA
- a CDS encoding chemotaxis protein CheA has product MNEGRDVFAEECRDLLCQMETALLQLESVPDDQEAVHGLFRAAHTIKGSAGLFGFDGIVRFTHAVETVLDRVREGNLAMSGDLLEVLLPSCDHIQSLVESALGADEADAASREETGEALLARLARFHGGAVQAVPGEAVAAAPAADRPAGSSDPWHLSLRFGRECLRNGMDPLSFIRYLGTLGSVVGIATVADALPEADAFDPEACYLGFEIRLQTGADRKAIEDVFEFVRDDCAIRIVPPDSDIQEYLDLMESLPENRQRIGEILVACGALSRATLEGALSEQQKNTVPPRLGTLLVETGVVQQEVVDAALDRQRKVALRKTDENRFIRVGADKLDQLITLVGELVIAGAGSNALAQRTHDAALLESTARVNLLTEEIRDASLRLRMVQIGETFSRFHRVVRDMSRSLNKDIALEIAGAETELDKTVVEKIGDPLTHLVRNAIDHGIEAADARERAGKPGRARIRLNAYHDSGSIVIEVSDDGRGLDRERILAKARERGLVAADRTPHEDDIFNLIFEPGFSTAERVSDLSGRGVGMDVVKKNIEALQGHVALESRAGQGTTVRIRLPLTLAVIDGFLVQIGSATYVLPLEAVVECVERPVRASENGDYLNLRGKVLPYLRLRDVFGCDAPSGPRESVVVVQCGAQKAGIVVDKLLGEGQTVIKPLGSLFGRLRGISGASILGTGEVALILDVPGLLQLVHSRQAEHEGPRIAA; this is encoded by the coding sequence ATGAACGAAGGCCGCGACGTGTTCGCGGAGGAATGCCGGGACCTGCTGTGCCAGATGGAGACGGCGCTGCTGCAGCTGGAATCGGTACCGGACGACCAGGAGGCCGTGCACGGACTGTTCCGCGCGGCGCATACCATCAAGGGGTCGGCGGGACTTTTCGGTTTCGACGGCATCGTCCGTTTCACCCATGCCGTCGAGACCGTGCTCGACCGGGTGCGCGAAGGCAATCTGGCCATGAGCGGCGATCTGCTCGAGGTGCTGTTGCCGTCGTGCGACCACATCCAGTCTCTGGTCGAGTCCGCGCTGGGGGCCGACGAAGCGGACGCGGCGTCGCGGGAGGAAACCGGCGAGGCGCTGCTCGCCCGGCTGGCCCGGTTCCATGGCGGGGCGGTTCAAGCCGTCCCGGGCGAGGCCGTGGCTGCTGCGCCGGCTGCGGACCGTCCGGCCGGTTCGAGCGATCCGTGGCACCTGTCGCTGCGGTTCGGTCGCGAATGCCTGCGCAACGGCATGGACCCTTTGTCGTTCATCCGCTATCTGGGCACGTTGGGCAGTGTCGTGGGAATCGCCACGGTGGCCGACGCGTTGCCGGAGGCGGATGCATTCGATCCCGAGGCGTGCTACCTGGGCTTCGAGATCCGCCTGCAGACGGGCGCCGATCGCAAGGCCATCGAGGACGTCTTCGAATTCGTCCGGGACGACTGTGCGATCCGCATCGTCCCTCCCGACTCGGACATCCAGGAATACCTGGACCTGATGGAGTCATTGCCGGAGAACCGGCAGCGTATCGGGGAGATTCTCGTAGCGTGCGGGGCTCTGTCGCGGGCGACGCTCGAGGGGGCACTCAGCGAACAGCAGAAGAACACCGTGCCGCCAAGGCTCGGCACGCTGCTGGTGGAAACAGGTGTGGTGCAGCAGGAAGTCGTGGACGCGGCGCTCGACCGGCAACGCAAGGTCGCGCTGCGGAAGACCGACGAGAACCGGTTCATCCGCGTCGGGGCAGACAAGCTCGATCAGCTCATCACGCTGGTGGGCGAACTGGTGATCGCGGGCGCGGGCAGTAATGCGCTCGCGCAACGCACCCACGATGCCGCGCTGCTGGAATCGACGGCGCGCGTGAATCTGCTCACCGAAGAGATTCGCGATGCATCGTTGCGGCTGCGCATGGTGCAGATCGGCGAGACCTTCAGCCGTTTCCACCGCGTGGTGCGGGACATGAGCCGGTCCCTGAACAAGGACATCGCGCTCGAGATCGCCGGCGCGGAGACGGAACTGGACAAGACCGTCGTGGAAAAGATCGGTGATCCGCTCACGCACCTCGTGCGCAATGCGATCGACCATGGCATCGAAGCGGCCGACGCCCGCGAGCGGGCGGGCAAACCCGGCCGTGCGCGCATCCGCCTCAATGCCTACCACGACTCCGGCAGCATCGTGATCGAGGTGAGCGACGACGGGCGAGGGCTCGACCGCGAACGCATCCTAGCCAAGGCGAGAGAACGCGGTCTGGTCGCGGCGGATCGCACGCCGCACGAGGACGACATCTTCAATCTCATCTTCGAGCCGGGCTTCTCCACCGCCGAGCGCGTGTCGGACCTCTCCGGCCGGGGCGTGGGCATGGATGTCGTCAAGAAGAACATCGAAGCCCTGCAGGGGCACGTGGCGCTGGAGAGCCGGGCGGGGCAGGGCACGACCGTGCGCATCCGACTGCCGCTCACGCTCGCGGTGATCGACGGGTTCCTGGTGCAGATCGGATCGGCGACGTACGTGCTTCCGCTGGAAGCGGTGGTCGAATGCGTCGAACGCCCGGTCCGCGCCTCGGAGAACGGCGACTACCTCAATCTGCGGGGAAAGGTGCTGCCCTACCTGCGGTTGCGCGACGTGTTCGGCTGCGATGCGCCGTCGGGACCGCGCGAAAGCGTGGTCGTCGTGCAGTGCGGCGCGCAGAAGGCGGGCATCGTCGTCGACAAGCTCCTGGGAGAGGGACAGACGGTCATCAAGCCGCTCGGCAGCCTGTTCGGACGGCTGCGGGGCATCAGCGGCGCTTCCATCCTCGGCACGGGGGAAGTCGCGCTCATTCTGGACGTGCCGGGTCTGCTGCAGCTGGTGCACTCGCGGCAGGCGGAGCATGAGGGGCCCAGGATTGCGGCATGA